A genomic segment from Rubrobacter naiadicus encodes:
- the cas5 gene encoding CRISPR-associated protein Cas5, translating into MPQNLLIVFDLCGAYGMFRKFYTNSSSLSYPFPPRTTVAGLIAGMMGYERDAYAEDLGLGRCHIALSVRVPVRRVMQQVNYLMTEGHVWQKGAGGFDGSRGPIQVPVEWVFPEVGYRELRYRIYVTHEDRGWLERLGEVLEGGAPVYPPYLGMTECPGRVEHVRSTEDWSLGRREEELPISTVLPASALSGPPHLEEGTQIVKERTPLALDESRRLIAAGDLLYNRAGPHITARLESEVFEVSYSGTHEYGVFMR; encoded by the coding sequence ATGCCGCAAAATCTGCTCATCGTCTTCGACCTCTGCGGGGCGTACGGCATGTTCCGCAAGTTCTACACCAACTCCTCCTCGCTCTCATATCCCTTCCCGCCTCGTACGACCGTCGCGGGGCTCATCGCCGGGATGATGGGCTACGAGCGCGACGCGTATGCTGAAGACCTCGGCCTCGGCCGCTGTCATATAGCGCTCTCCGTGCGGGTGCCGGTGCGGCGGGTGATGCAGCAGGTCAACTACCTGATGACCGAGGGCCACGTCTGGCAGAAGGGAGCCGGCGGCTTCGACGGGAGCAGGGGGCCAATACAGGTGCCGGTGGAGTGGGTCTTCCCGGAGGTGGGCTACAGAGAGCTCCGCTACCGCATCTACGTGACGCATGAGGACCGGGGGTGGCTCGAACGTCTCGGAGAGGTTCTGGAAGGCGGCGCTCCCGTCTATCCGCCCTACCTGGGAATGACCGAGTGTCCGGGCCGGGTGGAGCACGTGAGGAGCACGGAGGACTGGAGCCTCGGAAGGCGGGAAGAGGAGCTCCCCATCAGTACCGTGCTCCCGGCCTCCGCGCTCTCAGGCCCGCCTCACCTGGAGGAGGGAACCCAGATCGTCAAGGAGCGCACCCCGCTCGCCCTCGACGAAAGTCGGCGGCTAATCGCCGCGGGCGATCTCCTTTACAACCGTGCGGGTCCGCACATAACCGCCCGGCTGGAGAGCGAGGTCTTCGAGGTCTCCTACTCGGGAACCCACGAGTACGGGGTGTTCATGCGATGA
- the cas8b gene encoding type I-B CRISPR-associated protein Cas8b/Csh1, translating to MIESIYQIGRALLEESGGGRRAVLESLAAAPPRDRKDESYVAILKLDSRRLSLDVELRELDSQKNTAARYLWLGNAPGNDPQDRLTSDNLGYLASQTIPNLLGEGRLNPKSNLYAKLKNLREKLYIDLGEPGELGIKGGGTYQRNRRLWDLGRLGIPGPSREDLRDEIRGGTNPKNIPQRVVKALRDHFPEIPERGVLFTLELDGDLLVDDPAYHEYLERRFVDSAFTGNQTGRCHLSGEYGPVTTDMTRFRFKYYITDKLGFASGATKKGFTSNFALSKEAYRALLVGERFVGRELGFSFAGARGYMIPDLYTVEIPRGLPEALVRTLRSIRNRTLFDIGRVQAGELDEELEEFREEHLASGYMINLLFYKQKQAKFEVLRLIQDIPSYRLEELRAQGIETGRLWEELYGGEARDLTLQQIYYLIPVRKSGDNFLTKEILAFYHALISGGLIDRKELTDGFMELVRAYRFGNTGSYQVSAPKEGAEDQTLVCHLAQTNLLLAFLRDLDQLKEEEVSQEYLEKLSLDEAEKEYLRRLGYDEQQAALYLLGALIAEIANAQWRLGSEGRGGEKTILNKINYQGMTLPRVQRLTIELFDKLRQYRYTDRSGERRPLLQGRNEAIFAQAQELLTRNQRVWRLTPAENVYYLLSGYSHRTFRAMNAREKQPA from the coding sequence ATGATAGAGAGCATCTACCAGATCGGGCGCGCATTGCTCGAGGAGAGCGGTGGAGGACGGCGGGCGGTCCTGGAATCGCTCGCCGCAGCACCCCCACGGGACAGGAAAGACGAATCATACGTCGCCATCCTGAAGCTGGACTCCCGGAGGCTTTCGCTAGATGTCGAGCTTCGAGAGCTGGACAGCCAGAAGAACACCGCCGCGAGGTACCTGTGGCTCGGCAACGCCCCAGGCAATGACCCGCAGGACCGTCTCACCTCGGACAACCTGGGTTATCTCGCCTCCCAGACCATCCCTAACCTGCTCGGCGAAGGGAGGTTGAATCCCAAGAGCAACCTGTATGCGAAGCTTAAGAACCTCCGGGAGAAGCTCTACATCGACCTCGGAGAGCCGGGAGAGCTCGGCATAAAAGGAGGCGGCACCTACCAGCGCAACCGGCGGCTCTGGGATCTCGGCAGGCTCGGCATCCCGGGTCCCTCCCGTGAAGACCTGAGAGATGAGATAAGGGGCGGCACGAACCCCAAGAACATCCCCCAGAGGGTGGTGAAGGCGCTGCGAGACCACTTCCCGGAGATCCCTGAGAGGGGCGTGCTCTTCACGCTCGAGCTCGACGGCGATCTTCTCGTGGACGACCCAGCCTACCACGAGTACCTGGAGCGCAGGTTCGTGGATAGCGCCTTCACCGGGAATCAGACGGGACGCTGCCACCTGAGCGGCGAGTACGGCCCGGTCACAACAGACATGACGCGCTTCAGGTTCAAGTACTACATAACGGACAAGTTGGGCTTCGCCTCCGGAGCCACGAAGAAGGGTTTCACCTCCAACTTCGCGCTCTCGAAAGAAGCGTACCGGGCGCTGCTCGTCGGGGAGAGGTTCGTGGGAAGGGAGCTCGGCTTCAGCTTCGCCGGGGCGAGGGGGTACATGATCCCGGACCTCTACACCGTGGAGATCCCGCGCGGGCTTCCGGAAGCGCTCGTGCGCACGCTCAGGAGCATCCGCAACAGGACGCTCTTCGACATCGGGAGGGTGCAGGCCGGAGAGCTGGACGAGGAGCTCGAGGAGTTCAGGGAAGAACACCTCGCGAGCGGGTACATGATCAACCTGCTCTTCTACAAGCAGAAGCAGGCGAAGTTCGAGGTGCTGAGGCTCATCCAGGACATCCCTTCCTACCGCCTGGAGGAGCTGCGCGCGCAGGGGATCGAGACGGGGCGGCTGTGGGAGGAGCTCTACGGAGGCGAGGCAAGGGACCTCACGCTGCAGCAGATCTACTACCTCATCCCGGTACGGAAGAGCGGGGACAACTTCCTCACCAAGGAGATCCTCGCCTTCTACCACGCCCTCATCTCCGGCGGCCTGATAGATCGCAAGGAGCTCACGGACGGCTTCATGGAGCTGGTGCGCGCCTATCGCTTCGGCAACACGGGATCGTATCAGGTGAGCGCCCCAAAGGAAGGTGCGGAAGACCAAACGCTCGTCTGCCATCTCGCGCAGACCAACCTGTTGCTCGCGTTCTTGCGGGATCTCGACCAGCTGAAGGAGGAAGAAGTGTCGCAAGAGTACCTGGAGAAACTCTCGCTCGACGAAGCCGAAAAGGAGTACCTGAGGAGGCTCGGCTACGACGAGCAGCAGGCAGCCCTGTATCTGCTCGGCGCTCTGATCGCCGAGATCGCGAACGCCCAGTGGCGGCTCGGATCGGAGGGCCGGGGCGGGGAGAAGACGATCCTGAACAAGATCAACTACCAGGGCATGACCCTCCCCCGCGTCCAGCGCCTGACTATCGAGCTCTTCGACAAGCTCCGCCAGTACCGCTACACCGACCGCTCCGGGGAGCGCCGTCCGCTCCTGCAGGGCCGCAACGAGGCCATCTTCGCCCAGGCACAGGAGCTCCTGACCCGGAACCAGAGGGTATGGCGTCTCACCCCCGCAGAGAACGTCTACTACCTGCTGAGCGGCTACTCGCACCGCACCTTCAGGGCGATGAACGCGAGAGAGAAGCAGCCCGCGTAA
- the cas3 gene encoding CRISPR-associated helicase Cas3' yields MRFLARPARGGRSEELLKDHLAAVARMAERNVLTLPISGREHLAALARLCGLTHDFGKYTTYFQEKLPPLEKKPPREEYSHHSFVSALLGAFVAKSRHPQDVEAPLLVYLAIHRHHGHLLTPQEVLPRKEDLRDAPTFAGLSAGLRRELAAVEAQLEDMRGAHREQIVSELAELGVPETEEFLSLESWWKLLPEMRRSCRRLLKGGDPEATRRYWRLLLLFSALIDADKHVSAAAAGEPSRHSIPPSLVEDHVRSLKDHEAPGSPNARRLAGMRDEIREECARRVEERPLDELYPAILSLTAPTGSGKTLAALETALRLRERIRKETGHLPRVIYALPFVNIIEQNADVIESVLRRCPGFDASPYDHLLRSHHLAPLAGDESEEEAVEDKLLSTEAWEPEIVVTTFVSLFESLLTNRNRPLKRLHNVAGSILVLDEVQSIPYEQWRLVGHVLTTLVSDLGCTVIQMTATRPRILPGAKELLKNPEQNFAGLSRTRLVPHRNVRTIEELADFIKDIKSPNRSLLVVLNTISSSIELYRMLKERLDLSPYREYGREGADASIFYLSTNITPWQRSRRVRLLKRCMRRGAKPLVVSTQVVEAGVDLDFDEVIRDQGPLDSIVQVAGRCNRSGDIPTPAPVYVVFLENENSRPFAEMVYGRVLPLISREMLQEEVGEPELHALVERYFATVEERKSDDFSIEYIAAVRELEFDRREGEHITISRYRFIQEELATMPMLVEMNERAAEAVESLASLYREKEKNRTRIRRAYREVAPFTVTPTVNRLRKNFPPQHPEIPEHFYLSLDEVRSSGSTFYDIETGYKWGEDEAMLL; encoded by the coding sequence ATGAGGTTCCTGGCGCGTCCGGCGCGGGGAGGGAGGTCGGAGGAGCTCCTGAAAGATCACCTCGCGGCGGTAGCCCGGATGGCGGAGAGAAACGTGCTCACGCTCCCGATCTCGGGGCGAGAGCACCTCGCCGCTCTCGCCCGGCTCTGCGGGCTCACCCACGACTTCGGCAAGTACACGACCTACTTTCAGGAGAAGCTTCCACCGCTGGAGAAGAAGCCCCCCAGAGAAGAGTACTCCCACCACTCCTTCGTCTCCGCGCTCCTCGGGGCGTTCGTCGCTAAAAGCCGGCATCCTCAGGATGTCGAAGCCCCGCTTCTCGTCTACCTCGCGATCCACCGCCACCACGGCCACCTGCTGACCCCGCAGGAGGTACTGCCCCGCAAGGAGGACCTGAGAGACGCCCCGACCTTCGCAGGTCTTTCGGCGGGTCTCCGCAGAGAGCTCGCCGCCGTCGAGGCTCAGCTAGAAGACATGCGCGGGGCACACAGGGAGCAGATAGTCTCCGAGCTGGCAGAGCTTGGAGTTCCGGAAACAGAAGAGTTTCTATCGCTAGAGAGCTGGTGGAAACTCTTGCCGGAGATGCGTAGGTCGTGCCGGAGGCTTCTCAAAGGAGGAGATCCGGAGGCAACCCGCCGCTACTGGCGGCTGCTCCTCCTCTTCTCCGCGCTCATAGACGCCGACAAGCACGTCTCGGCAGCGGCCGCCGGAGAGCCCTCCCGCCACTCCATCCCACCCTCGCTGGTGGAAGATCACGTGCGAAGCCTGAAGGATCACGAGGCGCCCGGATCTCCCAACGCGCGGCGGCTCGCCGGGATGCGGGACGAGATCCGCGAGGAGTGCGCCCGGAGGGTCGAGGAGAGACCGCTCGATGAGCTCTACCCGGCCATTCTCAGCCTCACCGCGCCCACCGGCTCGGGGAAGACGCTCGCCGCGCTGGAGACGGCGCTCAGGCTCAGGGAGCGCATCCGGAAGGAGACCGGGCATCTGCCGCGCGTCATCTACGCCCTCCCCTTCGTGAACATCATCGAGCAGAACGCCGATGTGATCGAGAGCGTGCTGCGCCGGTGTCCGGGCTTCGACGCTTCTCCCTACGACCACCTCCTGAGAAGCCACCACCTCGCCCCGCTCGCCGGCGACGAGAGCGAAGAAGAAGCGGTGGAAGACAAGCTCCTCTCCACGGAGGCGTGGGAGCCGGAGATCGTGGTGACCACCTTCGTCTCGCTCTTCGAGAGCCTGCTCACGAACCGCAACCGGCCGCTCAAGCGGCTGCACAACGTCGCCGGGAGCATCCTGGTGCTGGACGAGGTGCAGAGCATACCCTACGAGCAGTGGAGGCTCGTGGGGCACGTCCTCACGACGCTCGTGAGCGACCTCGGTTGCACCGTGATCCAGATGACTGCGACCCGCCCCCGCATCCTCCCCGGTGCCAAAGAGCTGCTAAAGAACCCCGAGCAAAACTTCGCCGGGCTCTCCCGGACGCGCCTCGTTCCCCACCGGAACGTGCGGACCATCGAGGAACTCGCGGACTTCATCAAGGACATTAAATCCCCAAACCGCTCTCTGCTCGTGGTGCTGAACACCATCTCGAGCTCCATAGAGCTCTACCGGATGCTGAAAGAACGCCTCGACCTCTCTCCATACCGGGAGTACGGCAGGGAGGGAGCGGACGCCTCCATCTTCTACCTCTCGACCAACATTACCCCCTGGCAGCGTTCGCGGCGGGTGCGGCTGCTCAAGAGGTGCATGAGACGGGGCGCGAAGCCGCTCGTCGTCTCCACGCAGGTGGTCGAGGCCGGGGTGGATCTCGACTTCGACGAGGTCATAAGGGATCAGGGACCGCTTGATTCCATCGTGCAGGTGGCCGGGCGATGCAACCGGAGCGGCGATATCCCCACCCCAGCTCCGGTGTACGTCGTCTTTCTGGAGAACGAGAACTCGCGTCCCTTCGCCGAGATGGTCTACGGACGGGTGCTCCCCCTCATCTCCCGCGAGATGCTGCAAGAAGAGGTTGGGGAGCCGGAGCTCCACGCTCTCGTCGAGCGCTACTTCGCCACTGTGGAGGAACGCAAGAGCGACGACTTCTCGATCGAATACATCGCCGCCGTAAGGGAGCTCGAGTTCGACCGCCGGGAGGGTGAGCACATCACCATAAGCCGCTACCGCTTCATACAGGAGGAGCTCGCGACCATGCCGATGCTCGTGGAGATGAACGAGAGAGCCGCGGAGGCTGTAGAGAGCCTTGCGAGCCTCTACCGTGAGAAAGAGAAGAATCGCACCAGGATCCGGCGCGCCTACCGGGAGGTTGCACCGTTCACCGTAACCCCCACCGTGAACCGGCTGCGCAAGAACTTCCCCCCACAGCACCCCGAGATCCCGGAACACTTCTACCTCTCGCTCGACGAGGTCCGCTCGAGCGGCTCGACGTTCTACGACATTGAGACGGGATACAAGTGGGGCGAAGACGAGGCGATGCTGCTTTGA
- the cas6 gene encoding CRISPR-associated endoribonuclease Cas6 codes for MRLKITLSPEDGILCLPLQYNSTLQGFIYANLDRALSGWLHEEGHAYEKRRFKLFVFSRLFGKREISKGKVRFLRGAHFYLSSADPDVLCSLGEHLLRKPSVELGRRSCLVEEVAVEPEPEMNGGKPVIVRALSPITAYTTLAAPDGKKKTYYYSPYEEEWSKSLVDNIKRKVLALGWDTDPEEDLKEASIRPYRVRSADQKVLRFKGTVVKGWMGLYELRMPRPYLQLAYDTGLGSKNSQGFGMIAIASNGRKR; via the coding sequence TTGAGACTCAAGATTACTCTTTCGCCCGAAGATGGCATCCTGTGCCTTCCCCTGCAGTACAACAGCACCCTGCAGGGGTTCATCTACGCTAACCTCGACCGGGCCCTCTCAGGCTGGTTGCACGAGGAGGGACACGCCTACGAGAAGCGACGCTTCAAGCTCTTCGTCTTCTCCCGGCTCTTCGGGAAGCGTGAGATCTCGAAGGGCAAGGTACGCTTCTTGCGGGGAGCCCATTTCTACCTCTCCTCGGCCGACCCGGACGTGCTCTGCTCGCTGGGGGAGCACCTGCTGAGGAAACCATCCGTGGAGCTCGGCAGGAGGAGTTGCCTCGTGGAAGAGGTCGCCGTGGAGCCCGAGCCGGAGATGAACGGGGGGAAGCCCGTGATCGTCAGGGCCCTCTCCCCCATCACCGCCTACACGACGCTCGCCGCACCCGATGGCAAAAAGAAGACCTATTACTACTCACCTTACGAAGAGGAGTGGAGCAAGTCCCTGGTGGACAACATCAAACGCAAGGTTTTGGCGCTGGGCTGGGACACAGACCCCGAGGAGGATCTGAAAGAGGCGAGCATCAGGCCGTACCGGGTGCGGAGCGCGGACCAGAAGGTCCTGCGCTTCAAGGGCACCGTCGTCAAGGGTTGGATGGGTCTCTACGAGCTGAGGATGCCCCGTCCGTACCTGCAGCTCGCCTACGACACCGGCTTGGGAAGCAAGAACTCACAGGGATTTGGCATGATCGCCATCGCATCCAACGGGAGAAAGAGATGA
- the cas4 gene encoding CRISPR-associated protein Cas4, with protein sequence MSITGTLVQSYAVCPRQAWLMARQMEPEREFELLVEGRLNQLEHYERSMKEIELPGIKLDRVRREGGRLVLSEVKKSTRYLPAARLQVGYYLLRLREEGIEASGEILVPKERFREEVELTPQLEEDVRETVKKLEQLLVRPLPPPAERIRYCSKCAYAEFCWS encoded by the coding sequence TTGAGCATCACGGGCACGCTCGTTCAGTCTTACGCGGTCTGCCCCCGGCAGGCGTGGCTGATGGCGCGTCAGATGGAGCCCGAGAGGGAGTTCGAGCTGCTGGTCGAGGGAAGGCTCAACCAGCTCGAGCACTACGAGAGGTCGATGAAGGAGATCGAGCTGCCGGGGATCAAACTCGACCGCGTGCGGCGCGAAGGAGGCCGGCTCGTTCTCTCCGAGGTGAAGAAGTCCACCCGTTACCTGCCCGCGGCGCGGCTGCAGGTCGGCTACTACCTGCTGCGGCTGCGGGAGGAAGGGATCGAGGCCAGCGGCGAGATCCTGGTGCCCAAAGAGCGGTTCCGCGAGGAAGTCGAACTTACACCGCAACTCGAAGAAGACGTGCGCGAGACGGTAAAGAAGCTGGAGCAGTTGCTGGTGCGTCCGCTCCCCCCGCCGGCGGAGCGCATCCGCTACTGCAGCAAGTGCGCCTATGCAGAGTTCTGCTGGTCATAG
- a CDS encoding ABC-ATPase domain-containing protein has product MNRLRSILDRIDRRGYGAYKDLQGSYDFERFTLTIDRVQRDPFAPPSLIRVRTRDNRFDPALFSNPVRKFALEDFLTRRVDAAIRKIVRGNRGSGGSGRVEIQRPSQVVLPRTSMVVHRDYVEARMAVGLPARGRTVDARAARAVLLDELPKVVGASLVPAGVDEEAARFHVETIEDAERLRGMLPSLGLVAFVADGAVLPRESGASDRPLTGGAVPFESPEELRVTVELPNRGEITGMGIPEGVTLIAGGGFHGKSTLLEALSWGVYDHVPGDGRELVVTREDAVKIRAEDGRSVAGVDISGTIGELPGGRTTENFSTPNASGSTSQAANIAEALEVGTSLLLVDEDTSATNFMIRDERMRELVRKEPITPFVDLARPLYNTLGVSTVVVIGGVGAYLDVADRVILMEDYHPHDATDRAREVTERFPVKIEGDGHVSLPKGRRVRATSIDLRRGRRETARGKGLSTIELGRERVDLSYVEQLAEPGQTEAIARIIGEFASSGKSRAVREVVEAAITGLETGGLDSLGGFRGHPGQMSLPRPQEIAAAINRIRSLEATTERH; this is encoded by the coding sequence ATGAACCGGCTTAGGAGCATACTCGACCGGATAGACCGCAGAGGGTACGGGGCCTACAAGGACCTGCAGGGCTCCTACGACTTCGAGCGGTTCACCCTGACGATAGACAGGGTACAGCGCGACCCCTTCGCCCCGCCCTCGCTCATCCGCGTCCGCACCCGGGACAACCGCTTCGACCCGGCGCTGTTCTCCAACCCGGTGCGCAAATTCGCCCTGGAGGACTTCCTGACGCGCAGGGTGGACGCGGCCATCCGCAAGATCGTGCGCGGGAACCGCGGCTCGGGCGGTAGCGGCCGGGTCGAGATACAGCGCCCCTCGCAGGTGGTGCTGCCGCGCACCTCGATGGTCGTGCACAGAGACTACGTGGAGGCGCGCATGGCGGTGGGCCTCCCCGCGCGCGGCCGCACCGTCGACGCCCGCGCCGCCCGTGCGGTCCTGCTCGACGAGCTCCCCAAGGTGGTGGGAGCCTCGCTCGTCCCGGCCGGGGTGGACGAGGAGGCGGCCCGCTTCCACGTCGAGACGATAGAGGACGCCGAGCGCCTGCGCGGCATGCTCCCCTCCCTCGGGCTCGTGGCTTTCGTCGCCGACGGGGCCGTACTGCCGCGGGAGAGCGGGGCGAGCGACAGGCCGCTCACCGGCGGCGCCGTACCCTTCGAAAGCCCGGAGGAGCTCAGGGTGACCGTCGAGCTCCCCAACCGCGGCGAGATCACCGGGATGGGCATCCCGGAGGGGGTCACGCTCATCGCGGGCGGGGGTTTCCACGGCAAGAGCACGCTGCTCGAGGCGCTCTCCTGGGGCGTCTACGACCACGTCCCCGGTGACGGGAGAGAGCTCGTGGTCACCCGCGAGGACGCGGTGAAGATCCGGGCCGAAGACGGCCGCAGCGTCGCCGGGGTGGACATCTCCGGGACCATCGGCGAGCTGCCCGGCGGGCGCACCACCGAGAACTTCTCCACGCCGAACGCCTCCGGCTCGACCTCCCAGGCGGCGAACATCGCCGAGGCGCTCGAGGTGGGAACCTCGCTGCTTCTGGTCGATGAGGACACCAGCGCGACGAACTTCATGATCCGGGACGAGAGGATGCGCGAGCTGGTGCGCAAGGAGCCCATAACCCCCTTCGTCGACCTGGCGCGCCCGCTGTACAACACCCTGGGCGTCTCGACGGTCGTGGTCATAGGCGGCGTCGGGGCGTACCTCGACGTGGCCGACCGCGTGATCCTGATGGAGGATTACCACCCCCACGACGCGACCGACCGGGCGCGCGAGGTGACCGAACGCTTCCCGGTCAAGATCGAGGGAGACGGACACGTCTCGCTCCCGAAAGGGAGGCGCGTCCGGGCCACCTCCATAGACCTCAGGCGCGGCCGGCGCGAGACGGCGCGCGGCAAAGGACTCTCCACCATCGAGCTCGGCCGCGAGCGGGTCGACCTCTCCTACGTCGAGCAGCTCGCCGAGCCCGGCCAGACCGAGGCCATAGCACGCATCATCGGAGAGTTCGCCTCCTCCGGCAAGAGCCGGGCGGTAAGGGAGGTCGTCGAGGCGGCGATCACGGGCCTCGAGACCGGAGGACTCGATTCCCTGGGCGGCTTCCGCGGCCACCCCGGCCAGATGAGCCTCCCCCGCCCGCAGGAGATAGCCGCGGCGATAAACCGTATCCGCTCGCTCGAGGCCACGACCGAACGACACTGA